One Cucurbita pepo subsp. pepo cultivar mu-cu-16 chromosome LG11, ASM280686v2, whole genome shotgun sequence DNA window includes the following coding sequences:
- the LOC111804978 gene encoding xyloglucan endotransglucosylase/hydrolase protein 24-like, translating into MAGASPPLCLVVLVVCLLGFSGAAADMNGELEITWGGDRAKFLDGGNELTLSLDKGSGSGFWSRNQYLFAKIDMQIKLVPGNSAGTVTAYYLRSEGSKWDEIDFEFLGNLSSEPYIVHTNIFIQGKGDREQQFYLWFDPTADFHTYSFLWNPKNIILYVDGTPIREFKNMESKGIPFPQKQALRLQSSLWNGDSWATWGGRVKIDWSQAPFTAAYTNFNDDQACIWSPSASSSCAASSKDDSWLSQQLDSAAHQKLEWVHKNYMIYNYCTDFKRFPLGLAPECGTQG; encoded by the exons ATGGCTGGAGCGTCGCCGCCGTTGTGTTTGGTGGTTttggttgtttgtttgttgggGTTTTCCGGCGCCGCCGCCGATATGAACGGGGAGCTGGAGATCACGTGGGGTGGCGACCGAGCCAAGTTTCTGGACGGCGGAAATGAGCTGACGCTGTCGCTTGACAAAGGCTCCGGCTCCGGCTTCTGGTCGAGGAACCAATATTTGTTTGCCAAAATCGACATGCAGATTAAGCTCGTCCCCGGAAACTCCGCCGGCACGGTGACGGCGTATTAC TTACGTTCAGAAGGGTCAAAATGGGATGAGATAGACTTCGAATTCTTGGGAAACCTTAGTAGTGAGCCATATATTGTTCATACAAACATCTTCATTCAAGGTAAAGGTGATAGAGAGCAACAATTCTACCTCTGGTTTGATCCAACCGCTGATTTTCACACTTATTCCTTTTTATGGAATCCCAAAAATATCAT ATTGTACGTGGATGGGACTCCGATAAGAGAGTTCAAGAACATGGAATCCAAGGGCATTCCATTCCCCCAAAAGCAGGCATTGAGGCTACAATCAAGCCTGTGGAACGGCGACAGCTGGGCCACATGGGGAGGCCGAGTGAAGATCGATTGGTCTCAGGCTCCTTTCACCGCCGCCTACACAAACTTCAACGACGATCAGGCATGCATTTGGTCTCCCTCAGCCTCCTCCTCTTGCGCCGCCTCATCCAAAGACGATTCTTGGCTGTCCCAACAGTTGGACTCGGCCGCACACCAAAAGCTCGAGTGGGTGCACAAAAATTACATGATTTATAACTATTGCACTGATTTCAAGAGGTTCCCCCTAGGCCTCGCCCCTGAGTGTGGCACTCAAGGATAG
- the LOC111805354 gene encoding UBX domain-containing protein 1-like yields MAFLEVKQKLLREIEDLGFPRARVVRALHSTGNVSTEAAINWLIDHENDPDIDQMPLVAIEIDLESPEPFHITEEMKRKAKELRDHVRKEKEEEEKKLERQREKDRIRSGKELQEAKRTAEEAERKRYIDSRQADKQEEKRAREKVLQKLEQDKIERRRNSGMLSERSESLDTKSNATEAGKKDELRSQNSLPATSVSKAVSMRECLRSLRRHQKDDSDKVRTAYRTLFIYVRNVAKNPDEEKFRKIRLSNPLFQERVGSLKGGIEFLELCGFERGGEFLYLPRDKVDRGALVTAGSLLKSAMTNPFFGAI; encoded by the exons ATGGCTTTTCTAGAGGTAAAACAGAAACTCCTACGCGAGATTGAAGATCTAGGATTCCCAAGGGCCCGAGTTGTCCGAGCACTTCATAGTACTG gGAATGTCAGCACTGAAGCTGCAATTAATTGGCTCATTGATCATGAGAATGATCCAGATATAGATCAAATGCCCCTG GTAGCAATAGAGATTGATCTTGAATCTCCTGAACCATTTCATATCACagaggaaatgaaaagaaaggcTAAGGAACTAAG GGATCATGTacggaaagaaaaagaagaagaagaaaaaaagttagaaagaCAGAGGGAGAAG GACAGAATTCGTTCTGGTAAagaattacaagaagcaaaaAGAACCGCAGAAGAAGCTGAACGGAAACG CTATATAGACTCTAGGCAAGCTGATAAACAGGAGGAGAAGAGAGCAAGGGAAAAAGTTCTACAAAAACTTGAACAAGATAAG ATAGAAAGAAGGAGGAATAGTGGAATGCTCTCTGAAAGGTCTGAAAGCCTTGATACAAAATCTAACGCCACCGAAGCAGGGAAAAAGGATGAACTTAGATCGCAGAATTCACTGCCAGCAACTTCAGTTAGTAAAGCAGTTTCTATGAGAGAATGCTTAAGGTCTCTTAGGCGCCATCAAAAG GATGATTCTGATAAAGTGAGAACTGCCTACCGAACCCTCTTTATCTATGTCAGAAATGTAGCCAAAAATCCTGATGAGGAAAAGTTTAGGAAGATTCGACTCAGTAACCCTTTGTTCCAG GAGAGAGTTGGGAGTTTGAAAGGAGGGATAGAGTTTCTGGAGCTTTGCGGGTTTGAGAGAGGAGGAGAGTTTCTGTACCTTCCCCGGGATAAAGTCGACCGGGGGGCTTTAGTCACTGCTGGATCACTGTTGAAATCTGCAATGACAAACCCCTTTTTTGGTGCAATATAA